The following are from one region of the Coffea eugenioides isolate CCC68of chromosome 2, Ceug_1.0, whole genome shotgun sequence genome:
- the LOC113760422 gene encoding geranylgeranyl transferase type-1 subunit beta-like, translating into MSSTMGAEEDDFLWDSDSEPQFFDKDRHLRFLEMMYDLLPSDYQTQEINRLTLAYFTIIGFDILGSLDRIDKDAVIKWVLSLQAHPKNKDDLNNGQFYGFHGSRSSQFQSNVEGALVPNGSHLACTYCALAILKTVGYDLSLIDFTSILKSMKNLQQLDGSFMPIHYGAETDLRFVFCAVAICFLLGNWSGLDREKAKDYIIKCQSYDGGFGLIPGSESHGGATYCAVASLRLMGYIADDPLSKVMSPCIIDVPMLVDWCLQRQAEDGGFQGRPNKLTDTCYAFWVGGVLKILGAEKFIDEGGLRGFLLTCQSQYGGFSKSSGQLPDLYHSFYGFCAFSLLDEPGLNPVSVEVGVTEIAAVGLYLQL; encoded by the exons ATGTCTTCAACAATGGGTGCAGAGGAGGACGATTTCTTGTGGGATTCGGATTCAGAGCCACAATTCTTCGACAAGGATAGGCACTTGCGATTCCTGGAGAtgatgtatgatctcctgccgtcGGATTACCAGACTCAGGAAATCAACCGCCTTACTCTTGCCTACTTCACCATCATAGGCTTCGACATTCTTGGCTCCCTCGATCGA ATTGACAAAGACGCTGTAATAAAATGGGTTTTGTCTTTGCAAGCTCATCCAAAGAACAAGGATGATTTGAACAACG GACAATTTTATGGATTCCACGGCTCAAGAAGTTCTCAGTTTCAATCAAATGTTGAAGGG GCATTAGTCCCCAATGGTAGTCATTTGGCATGCACGTACTGCGCTCTGGCCATATTAAAGACTGTTGGCTATGACTTGTCACTTATTGATTTTACGTCAATTTTAAAATCAATGAAAAACCTTCAGCAGTTAGATGGGAG TTTTATGCCCATTCATTATGGTGCAGAGACAGATCTCCGTTTTGTATTTTGTGCAG TGGCCATCTGCTTTTTGTTGGGCAATTGGAGTGGTCTGGACAGGGAGAAAGCAAAGGATTACATAATAAAGTGTCAG TCATATGATGGTGGTTTTGGGTTGATTCCTGGTTCGGAATCACATG GGGGTGCCACCTACTGTGCTGTTGCATCTCTCCGCTTGATGGGCTACATAGCAGATGATCCATTGTCTAAAGTTATGTCCCCTTGCATTATAGATGTGCCAATGCTGGTTGACTGGTGCTTGCAG AGGCAGGCAGAAGACGGTGGATTTCAAGGCAGACCAAACAAGCTTACTGATACATGTTATGCATTTTG GGTAGGAGGAGTTCTCAAAATCTTAGGAGCTGAGAAGTTTATTGATGAAGGGGGTTTACGAGGATTTTTACTGACTTGTCAGTCCCAG tATGGTGGTTTTAGTAAATCCTCCGGACAGTTGCCAGATCTTTACCACTCTTTCTACGGATTTTGTGCATTTAGTCTATTAGATGAACCTGGCCTAAACCCTGTCTCCGTTGAGGTAGGAGTAACAGAGATTGCTGCTGTCGGACTCTATCTCCAACTGTAA
- the LOC113755648 gene encoding uncharacterized protein LOC113755648, whose amino-acid sequence MKSLSSVGLGLSLVFGCLFLALVAELYYLLWWKKRIPNRHNIEDGYSSTGTAAKESFYKLCWKKPSSLRSAALQLNPQHVCSSHETLVHEPQAQHHGNSNKDLWPYEEDSVEAELVRMHNFSGPPRFLFTIKEETREDLESEDAKSRGERSRKGSRSKSLSDLFHIVETPYLTPIASPPYYTPPLTPVKSLYNSQPGFNSFFGSANEAEFNWLRSSPSPMFQFLKEAEDKQK is encoded by the exons ATGAAGTCTTTGAGTAGTGTAGGACTTGGATTGAGTCTTGTTTTTGGATGTCTTTTCTTGGCCCTTGTTGCTGAGCTTTACTATTTGTTATGGTGGAAAAAGAGGATTCCCAACAGACATAATATCGAAGATGGTTATAGCAGCACAGGAACAGCGGCCAAAGAGTCTTTCTACAAGCTTTGTTGGAAAAAGCCCTCATCTTTAAGATCCGCTGCTCTGCAACTGAATCCACAACATGTTTGCTCTTCTCATGAGACCCTTGTCCATGAACCTCAAGCTCAACATCATGGCAATTCGAACAAGGATTTATGGCCCTATGAAGAAGATAGTGTGGAGGCAGAACTCGTGAGGATGCATAACTTCTCGGGGCCTCCTAGATTTCTCTTCACCATCAAAGAGGAAACAAGAGAAGATTTGGAGTCTGAGGATGCGAAATCTAGAGGGGAAAGGAGTAGAAAAGGATCAAGGAGTAAGAGCTTAAGTGATCTTTTTCACATAGTGGAAACTCCTTACTTGACACCTATAGCTTCACCGCCATATTATACACCCCCTTTGACTCCAGTGAAGTCCTTGTACAATAGCCAACCTGGTTTCAATTCATTCTTTGGGTCAGCTAATGAAGCAGAGTTCAATTGGTTGAGGTCTTCACCTTCTCCGATGTTTCAATTTCTGAAGGAAGCTGAGGACAAACA aaaatga
- the LOC113755662 gene encoding E3 ubiquitin-protein ligase Os04g0590900-like, whose protein sequence is MAEDDSSTLIPKLIICFIAATSAAVVVTIYHCITAGHIRALLRLGPGYRTTFVFRHRHHQPEMPQSSMENSLAELIPSHKYQKGSGLVSEHDGMCAVCLSEFEEGEDLRTLPECVHSFHAECIDMWLYSHSNCPVCRTNAAPSPQMLMHLLESNVETRHEQHNSPILSV, encoded by the coding sequence ATGGCGGAGGATGATAGCTCAAccctcattcccaaattgatcATTTGCTTCATAGCAGCAACTTCAGCGGCAGTAGTAGTCACCATCTATCACTGCATAACCGCAGGTCACATAAGAGCCCTACTACGCTTAGGCCCCGGCTATCGCACCACATTCGTCTTCAGGCACCGCCACCACCAACCGGAAATGCCCCAAAGCAGCATGGAGAATTCCTTAGCGGAGCTCATCCCATCCCACAAGTATCAGAAGGGCTCCGGTTTGGTCTCTGAACACGACGGAATGTGTGCGGTTTGCTTGTCAGAATTTGAAGAAGGCGAAGATTTACGTACTTTGCCCGAGTGCGTGCACTCTTTTCACGCTGAATGTATAGATATGTGGCTGTATTCTCATTCCAATTGCCCCGTGTGCCGCACCAACGCCGCCCCTTCCCCTCAAATGCTAATGCACCTGTTAGAATCTAACGTCGAAACCCGGCATGAGCAGCATAACTCTCCGATTTTGAGTGTGTAA